A single Anopheles funestus chromosome 2RL, idAnoFuneDA-416_04, whole genome shotgun sequence DNA region contains:
- the LOC125762713 gene encoding flotillin-2 isoform X1: MGNIHTVGPNEALIVSGGCCGSTKKRTIVGGWAWAWWLVTDVQRLSLEVMTLNPMCEMVETAQGVPLTVTGVAQCKIMKMMNVYYFHHQADELLGTASEQFLGKSVKEIKMTILQTLEGHLRAILGTLTVEEVYKDRDQFAALVREVAAPDVGRMGIEILSFTIKDVYDDVQYLQSLGKAQTASVKRDADAGVAEANRDAGIREAECEKSAMDVKYSTDTKIEDNARMYKLQKANFDQEINTAKAESQLAYELQAAKIRQRIRNEEIQIDIVERRKQIEIETQEINRKECELSATVKLPAEAESYRVQTIAEGKRTQTVETARAEAERIKKIGSAEAYAIEQVGKAEAERMRMKANVYKMYGDAAIMNIVLESLPKIAAEVAAPLAKTEEIVLIGGNDQTTGDVTRLVGQLPPAINALTGVDLSKVLGKIPGAKA; the protein is encoded by the exons GCGGTTGCTGTGGCTCCACGAAAAAGCGTACCATTGTAGGTGGTTGGGCATGGGCCTGGTGGTTAGTGACGGACGTACAGCGGCTCTCGCTCGAGGTGATGACCCTCAATCCGATGTGCGAAATGGTCGAAACGGCTCAGGGTGTCCCATTGACCGTGACCGGTGTAGCACAGTGCAAAATCATGAAG ATGATGAACGTCTATTATTTTCACCATCAGGCCGACGAGCTGCTTGGTACGGCGAGCGAACAATTTTTGGGCAAATCTGTGAAGGAGATCAAGATGACAATCCTGCAAACGCTCGAAGGTCACTTGCGAGCCATTCTCG GAACGCTTACAGTCGAGGAGGTGTACAAAGACCGCGACCAGTTCGCGGCACTGGTGCGCGAGGTCGCGGCCCCTGACGTCGGCAGGATGGGCATCGAGATATTGTCCTTTACGATCAAGGACGTGTACGACGATGTCCAGTATCTGCAGTCGCTCGGTAAGGCACAGACGGCGAGCGTCAAGCGCGACGCCGATGCGGGTGTCGCCGAAGCTAATCGTGACGCGGGTATTCGGGAAGCGGAGTGCGAAAAGAGCGCAATGGACGTGAAGTACTCAACCGACACGAAGATCGAGGACAATGCGCGCATGTACAAGCTGCAGAAGGCAAACTTTGATCAGGAAATCAACACTGCG AAAGCTGAATCGCAGCTCGCTTACGAACTGCAGGCAGCCAAGATTCGTCAGCGCATCCGTAACGAGGAAATTCAGATCGATATCGTCGAGCGCCGCAAGCAGATCGAGATCGAAACTCAGGAAATCAATCGAAAGGAGTGCGAACTGTCCGCCACGGTAAAGCTGCCAGCCGAGGCAGAGAGCTACCGCGTGCAAACGATCGCCGAGGGTAAGCGCACGCAAACGGTCGAAACTGCCCGTGCGGAGGCAGAGCGCATCAAGAAGATCGGATCGGCGGAAGCGTACGCCATCGAACAGGTCGGAAAGGCGGAAGCGGAGCGGATGCGCATGAAGGCGAACGTGTACAAGATGTACGGTGATGCGGCCATCATGAATATCGTGCTTGAATCACTGCCTAAG ATTGCGGCGGAAGTTGCGGCTCCGTTGGCAAAGACCGAAGAGATCGTACTGATCGGTGGTAACGATCAAACGACGGGCGATGTAACGCGTCTCGTTGGACAGCTGCCTCCAGCCATCAATGCCCTAACCGGAGTCGATCTATCGAAGGTGCTGGGAAAGATACCCGGTGCAAAGGCATAA
- the LOC125762713 gene encoding flotillin-2 isoform X2 produces the protein MGNIHTVGPNEALIVSGGCCGSTKKRTIVGGWAWAWWLVTDVQRLSLEVMTLNPMCEMVETAQGVPLTVTGVAQCKIMKADELLGTASEQFLGKSVKEIKMTILQTLEGHLRAILGTLTVEEVYKDRDQFAALVREVAAPDVGRMGIEILSFTIKDVYDDVQYLQSLGKAQTASVKRDADAGVAEANRDAGIREAECEKSAMDVKYSTDTKIEDNARMYKLQKANFDQEINTAKAESQLAYELQAAKIRQRIRNEEIQIDIVERRKQIEIETQEINRKECELSATVKLPAEAESYRVQTIAEGKRTQTVETARAEAERIKKIGSAEAYAIEQVGKAEAERMRMKANVYKMYGDAAIMNIVLESLPKIAAEVAAPLAKTEEIVLIGGNDQTTGDVTRLVGQLPPAINALTGVDLSKVLGKIPGAKA, from the exons GCGGTTGCTGTGGCTCCACGAAAAAGCGTACCATTGTAGGTGGTTGGGCATGGGCCTGGTGGTTAGTGACGGACGTACAGCGGCTCTCGCTCGAGGTGATGACCCTCAATCCGATGTGCGAAATGGTCGAAACGGCTCAGGGTGTCCCATTGACCGTGACCGGTGTAGCACAGTGCAAAATCATGAAG GCCGACGAGCTGCTTGGTACGGCGAGCGAACAATTTTTGGGCAAATCTGTGAAGGAGATCAAGATGACAATCCTGCAAACGCTCGAAGGTCACTTGCGAGCCATTCTCG GAACGCTTACAGTCGAGGAGGTGTACAAAGACCGCGACCAGTTCGCGGCACTGGTGCGCGAGGTCGCGGCCCCTGACGTCGGCAGGATGGGCATCGAGATATTGTCCTTTACGATCAAGGACGTGTACGACGATGTCCAGTATCTGCAGTCGCTCGGTAAGGCACAGACGGCGAGCGTCAAGCGCGACGCCGATGCGGGTGTCGCCGAAGCTAATCGTGACGCGGGTATTCGGGAAGCGGAGTGCGAAAAGAGCGCAATGGACGTGAAGTACTCAACCGACACGAAGATCGAGGACAATGCGCGCATGTACAAGCTGCAGAAGGCAAACTTTGATCAGGAAATCAACACTGCG AAAGCTGAATCGCAGCTCGCTTACGAACTGCAGGCAGCCAAGATTCGTCAGCGCATCCGTAACGAGGAAATTCAGATCGATATCGTCGAGCGCCGCAAGCAGATCGAGATCGAAACTCAGGAAATCAATCGAAAGGAGTGCGAACTGTCCGCCACGGTAAAGCTGCCAGCCGAGGCAGAGAGCTACCGCGTGCAAACGATCGCCGAGGGTAAGCGCACGCAAACGGTCGAAACTGCCCGTGCGGAGGCAGAGCGCATCAAGAAGATCGGATCGGCGGAAGCGTACGCCATCGAACAGGTCGGAAAGGCGGAAGCGGAGCGGATGCGCATGAAGGCGAACGTGTACAAGATGTACGGTGATGCGGCCATCATGAATATCGTGCTTGAATCACTGCCTAAG ATTGCGGCGGAAGTTGCGGCTCCGTTGGCAAAGACCGAAGAGATCGTACTGATCGGTGGTAACGATCAAACGACGGGCGATGTAACGCGTCTCGTTGGACAGCTGCCTCCAGCCATCAATGCCCTAACCGGAGTCGATCTATCGAAGGTGCTGGGAAAGATACCCGGTGCAAAGGCATAA
- the LOC125762713 gene encoding flotillin-2 isoform X3 yields MFILISCDHSRAIMMNVYYFHHQADELLGTASEQFLGKSVKEIKMTILQTLEGHLRAILGTLTVEEVYKDRDQFAALVREVAAPDVGRMGIEILSFTIKDVYDDVQYLQSLGKAQTASVKRDADAGVAEANRDAGIREAECEKSAMDVKYSTDTKIEDNARMYKLQKANFDQEINTAKAESQLAYELQAAKIRQRIRNEEIQIDIVERRKQIEIETQEINRKECELSATVKLPAEAESYRVQTIAEGKRTQTVETARAEAERIKKIGSAEAYAIEQVGKAEAERMRMKANVYKMYGDAAIMNIVLESLPKIAAEVAAPLAKTEEIVLIGGNDQTTGDVTRLVGQLPPAINALTGVDLSKVLGKIPGAKA; encoded by the exons atgtttattttaatttcgtgTGACCATTCGCGTGCCATT ATGATGAACGTCTATTATTTTCACCATCAGGCCGACGAGCTGCTTGGTACGGCGAGCGAACAATTTTTGGGCAAATCTGTGAAGGAGATCAAGATGACAATCCTGCAAACGCTCGAAGGTCACTTGCGAGCCATTCTCG GAACGCTTACAGTCGAGGAGGTGTACAAAGACCGCGACCAGTTCGCGGCACTGGTGCGCGAGGTCGCGGCCCCTGACGTCGGCAGGATGGGCATCGAGATATTGTCCTTTACGATCAAGGACGTGTACGACGATGTCCAGTATCTGCAGTCGCTCGGTAAGGCACAGACGGCGAGCGTCAAGCGCGACGCCGATGCGGGTGTCGCCGAAGCTAATCGTGACGCGGGTATTCGGGAAGCGGAGTGCGAAAAGAGCGCAATGGACGTGAAGTACTCAACCGACACGAAGATCGAGGACAATGCGCGCATGTACAAGCTGCAGAAGGCAAACTTTGATCAGGAAATCAACACTGCG AAAGCTGAATCGCAGCTCGCTTACGAACTGCAGGCAGCCAAGATTCGTCAGCGCATCCGTAACGAGGAAATTCAGATCGATATCGTCGAGCGCCGCAAGCAGATCGAGATCGAAACTCAGGAAATCAATCGAAAGGAGTGCGAACTGTCCGCCACGGTAAAGCTGCCAGCCGAGGCAGAGAGCTACCGCGTGCAAACGATCGCCGAGGGTAAGCGCACGCAAACGGTCGAAACTGCCCGTGCGGAGGCAGAGCGCATCAAGAAGATCGGATCGGCGGAAGCGTACGCCATCGAACAGGTCGGAAAGGCGGAAGCGGAGCGGATGCGCATGAAGGCGAACGTGTACAAGATGTACGGTGATGCGGCCATCATGAATATCGTGCTTGAATCACTGCCTAAG ATTGCGGCGGAAGTTGCGGCTCCGTTGGCAAAGACCGAAGAGATCGTACTGATCGGTGGTAACGATCAAACGACGGGCGATGTAACGCGTCTCGTTGGACAGCTGCCTCCAGCCATCAATGCCCTAACCGGAGTCGATCTATCGAAGGTGCTGGGAAAGATACCCGGTGCAAAGGCATAA
- the LOC125762713 gene encoding flotillin-2 isoform X4 yields the protein MMNVYYFHHQADELLGTASEQFLGKSVKEIKMTILQTLEGHLRAILGTLTVEEVYKDRDQFAALVREVAAPDVGRMGIEILSFTIKDVYDDVQYLQSLGKAQTASVKRDADAGVAEANRDAGIREAECEKSAMDVKYSTDTKIEDNARMYKLQKANFDQEINTAKAESQLAYELQAAKIRQRIRNEEIQIDIVERRKQIEIETQEINRKECELSATVKLPAEAESYRVQTIAEGKRTQTVETARAEAERIKKIGSAEAYAIEQVGKAEAERMRMKANVYKMYGDAAIMNIVLESLPKIAAEVAAPLAKTEEIVLIGGNDQTTGDVTRLVGQLPPAINALTGVDLSKVLGKIPGAKA from the exons ATGATGAACGTCTATTATTTTCACCATCAGGCCGACGAGCTGCTTGGTACGGCGAGCGAACAATTTTTGGGCAAATCTGTGAAGGAGATCAAGATGACAATCCTGCAAACGCTCGAAGGTCACTTGCGAGCCATTCTCG GAACGCTTACAGTCGAGGAGGTGTACAAAGACCGCGACCAGTTCGCGGCACTGGTGCGCGAGGTCGCGGCCCCTGACGTCGGCAGGATGGGCATCGAGATATTGTCCTTTACGATCAAGGACGTGTACGACGATGTCCAGTATCTGCAGTCGCTCGGTAAGGCACAGACGGCGAGCGTCAAGCGCGACGCCGATGCGGGTGTCGCCGAAGCTAATCGTGACGCGGGTATTCGGGAAGCGGAGTGCGAAAAGAGCGCAATGGACGTGAAGTACTCAACCGACACGAAGATCGAGGACAATGCGCGCATGTACAAGCTGCAGAAGGCAAACTTTGATCAGGAAATCAACACTGCG AAAGCTGAATCGCAGCTCGCTTACGAACTGCAGGCAGCCAAGATTCGTCAGCGCATCCGTAACGAGGAAATTCAGATCGATATCGTCGAGCGCCGCAAGCAGATCGAGATCGAAACTCAGGAAATCAATCGAAAGGAGTGCGAACTGTCCGCCACGGTAAAGCTGCCAGCCGAGGCAGAGAGCTACCGCGTGCAAACGATCGCCGAGGGTAAGCGCACGCAAACGGTCGAAACTGCCCGTGCGGAGGCAGAGCGCATCAAGAAGATCGGATCGGCGGAAGCGTACGCCATCGAACAGGTCGGAAAGGCGGAAGCGGAGCGGATGCGCATGAAGGCGAACGTGTACAAGATGTACGGTGATGCGGCCATCATGAATATCGTGCTTGAATCACTGCCTAAG ATTGCGGCGGAAGTTGCGGCTCCGTTGGCAAAGACCGAAGAGATCGTACTGATCGGTGGTAACGATCAAACGACGGGCGATGTAACGCGTCTCGTTGGACAGCTGCCTCCAGCCATCAATGCCCTAACCGGAGTCGATCTATCGAAGGTGCTGGGAAAGATACCCGGTGCAAAGGCATAA
- the LOC125762713 gene encoding flotillin-2 isoform X5, protein MTILQTLEGHLRAILGTLTVEEVYKDRDQFAALVREVAAPDVGRMGIEILSFTIKDVYDDVQYLQSLGKAQTASVKRDADAGVAEANRDAGIREAECEKSAMDVKYSTDTKIEDNARMYKLQKANFDQEINTAKAESQLAYELQAAKIRQRIRNEEIQIDIVERRKQIEIETQEINRKECELSATVKLPAEAESYRVQTIAEGKRTQTVETARAEAERIKKIGSAEAYAIEQVGKAEAERMRMKANVYKMYGDAAIMNIVLESLPKIAAEVAAPLAKTEEIVLIGGNDQTTGDVTRLVGQLPPAINALTGVDLSKVLGKIPGAKA, encoded by the exons ATGACAATCCTGCAAACGCTCGAAGGTCACTTGCGAGCCATTCTCG GAACGCTTACAGTCGAGGAGGTGTACAAAGACCGCGACCAGTTCGCGGCACTGGTGCGCGAGGTCGCGGCCCCTGACGTCGGCAGGATGGGCATCGAGATATTGTCCTTTACGATCAAGGACGTGTACGACGATGTCCAGTATCTGCAGTCGCTCGGTAAGGCACAGACGGCGAGCGTCAAGCGCGACGCCGATGCGGGTGTCGCCGAAGCTAATCGTGACGCGGGTATTCGGGAAGCGGAGTGCGAAAAGAGCGCAATGGACGTGAAGTACTCAACCGACACGAAGATCGAGGACAATGCGCGCATGTACAAGCTGCAGAAGGCAAACTTTGATCAGGAAATCAACACTGCG AAAGCTGAATCGCAGCTCGCTTACGAACTGCAGGCAGCCAAGATTCGTCAGCGCATCCGTAACGAGGAAATTCAGATCGATATCGTCGAGCGCCGCAAGCAGATCGAGATCGAAACTCAGGAAATCAATCGAAAGGAGTGCGAACTGTCCGCCACGGTAAAGCTGCCAGCCGAGGCAGAGAGCTACCGCGTGCAAACGATCGCCGAGGGTAAGCGCACGCAAACGGTCGAAACTGCCCGTGCGGAGGCAGAGCGCATCAAGAAGATCGGATCGGCGGAAGCGTACGCCATCGAACAGGTCGGAAAGGCGGAAGCGGAGCGGATGCGCATGAAGGCGAACGTGTACAAGATGTACGGTGATGCGGCCATCATGAATATCGTGCTTGAATCACTGCCTAAG ATTGCGGCGGAAGTTGCGGCTCCGTTGGCAAAGACCGAAGAGATCGTACTGATCGGTGGTAACGATCAAACGACGGGCGATGTAACGCGTCTCGTTGGACAGCTGCCTCCAGCCATCAATGCCCTAACCGGAGTCGATCTATCGAAGGTGCTGGGAAAGATACCCGGTGCAAAGGCATAA
- the LOC125762713 gene encoding flotillin-2 isoform X6, protein MGIEILSFTIKDVYDDVQYLQSLGKAQTASVKRDADAGVAEANRDAGIREAECEKSAMDVKYSTDTKIEDNARMYKLQKANFDQEINTAKAESQLAYELQAAKIRQRIRNEEIQIDIVERRKQIEIETQEINRKECELSATVKLPAEAESYRVQTIAEGKRTQTVETARAEAERIKKIGSAEAYAIEQVGKAEAERMRMKANVYKMYGDAAIMNIVLESLPKIAAEVAAPLAKTEEIVLIGGNDQTTGDVTRLVGQLPPAINALTGVDLSKVLGKIPGAKA, encoded by the exons ATGGGCATCGAGATATTGTCCTTTACGATCAAGGACGTGTACGACGATGTCCAGTATCTGCAGTCGCTCGGTAAGGCACAGACGGCGAGCGTCAAGCGCGACGCCGATGCGGGTGTCGCCGAAGCTAATCGTGACGCGGGTATTCGGGAAGCGGAGTGCGAAAAGAGCGCAATGGACGTGAAGTACTCAACCGACACGAAGATCGAGGACAATGCGCGCATGTACAAGCTGCAGAAGGCAAACTTTGATCAGGAAATCAACACTGCG AAAGCTGAATCGCAGCTCGCTTACGAACTGCAGGCAGCCAAGATTCGTCAGCGCATCCGTAACGAGGAAATTCAGATCGATATCGTCGAGCGCCGCAAGCAGATCGAGATCGAAACTCAGGAAATCAATCGAAAGGAGTGCGAACTGTCCGCCACGGTAAAGCTGCCAGCCGAGGCAGAGAGCTACCGCGTGCAAACGATCGCCGAGGGTAAGCGCACGCAAACGGTCGAAACTGCCCGTGCGGAGGCAGAGCGCATCAAGAAGATCGGATCGGCGGAAGCGTACGCCATCGAACAGGTCGGAAAGGCGGAAGCGGAGCGGATGCGCATGAAGGCGAACGTGTACAAGATGTACGGTGATGCGGCCATCATGAATATCGTGCTTGAATCACTGCCTAAG ATTGCGGCGGAAGTTGCGGCTCCGTTGGCAAAGACCGAAGAGATCGTACTGATCGGTGGTAACGATCAAACGACGGGCGATGTAACGCGTCTCGTTGGACAGCTGCCTCCAGCCATCAATGCCCTAACCGGAGTCGATCTATCGAAGGTGCTGGGAAAGATACCCGGTGCAAAGGCATAA